In the Drosophila willistoni isolate 14030-0811.24 chromosome 3R, UCI_dwil_1.1, whole genome shotgun sequence genome, TGTCCTCCACCTCGGAGACCATGTTGTGGGGCACATAACCGCGACGACCGCGCAGTTCACCCCAATAGAAGCCATCGGCGTCTTTATCACCATAAACCTGAATGCGGGACCACAGAGCATAAAAGTCATAAGAGATTCATTCATGGCATGGGCACAGATCAAGTCAGTGtgaactatgtatgtatgtttgttgttgttgttgttgtttgaaaGTGTTTTGAGTGCATAACGCTAACTTATGGTTCTAGTAAGAAGAGTTAACAACGTCTACTTAGTGGTTAGTTATTGAGTATTTGTATGTAAATCATTAGATATTCTTTGGATTGGACTTAGGGTAATAAACGGGGGGGTTGATCTCAACTGATTAGGTGTGAGGATCATGGGGGCATATGGGGGCGAGGCGAGAGGCGAAGGAAAAACATGCACTgattcaattcaattagtGACAAGCGCAGCCAATTCTTGGCATCAATATCGATCGCATCCAATTGCATCCAATTcaagaatgagagagagagagagagcgagagcgagaCAGCGATTGCTTTACCGTATCCCTTGGAATCGGGGGTCGAGTGGTAACATCTTCGCGCGCACGTTGCGAAGGGGCCTATTGAGTTTCTGCAGCTGCAAAGTGTTTTGGTGGTTCTCTGTGTGTGAGGCACAAAAGATCAGCGAGCTTACCTTAATCGTATCACCCTCTTGGAATGGCAGTTCTTCGTCGCAGCCATCGGGATTGGGACTCATTGTGGATGGGTCGTAGTCGAACATGGCCACAAAGTAGCGAGGTTTCTTTTGCGCTCCAggcatttgttgttgtggctgctGTTGACCAGGCTGTTGGCCCGGCATAAGCTGGCCCTGTTGCatttgctgctgatgctgttgttgttgttgttgttgctgttgttgctgctggttgAAAGGAACTCGTGGTCCACCCATTTGACCCTGCATTTGACCAGGCATTTGACCCTGCATTTGACCAGCCATTTGACCCGGCATTTGACCCTGCATTTGACCCGGCATTTGACCCGGCATTTGACCCGGCATCTGACCCTGCATTTGGCCAGGAATCTGTTGACCCTGCATCTGTCCAGGGGCTGGTCCTCGAAAGCGTGGACCTCCTTGCATCTGTCCCTGCACACCAtatggctgttgttgttgttgttgcagcgGACCCGCAGGTCGCCCTGGCACTGGACCCATGCCacgctgttgctgctgccctGTCGGCGCCCCCGGCTGGTAGCCCTGGACGACCGATGTAAGTACGcgcataaatttaaattaatttaaatgaatttaaaattttgttagcGTTTCTCTTCatatctttttgttttttaggtttttttttttttgttttttttttagcgaGTACTCTGTTTTTCATTCACATTGTCTTTTTGAGAATATTAAGGAGTTCTTTTAGCAAAATACGAAGGCGTCTATACTATggtaagtatatacatattggTAAGTAAGTAGTTAAGTAATTAAGTATGTTAGAATGCAGCTGCGTTTAGCGATTTCTATTTTATATAGTAGTAGTTTCTCTTTTAGACAACTAAATTAAAGTTGAATGTCTTGtgatatgtgtgtatgtatgtatgtatgtgtgtgtatatatagagaTCAAGGCGATTTACAAGCTAGATACATTTAActgaaaactaaaatataGTATGTAGTCTATTTTGGTTGATAGATCAAAGTTCAGGTTTATTGTTAGTAAGAAGCTATGTATGTTTATACAGTGTATTTGGTTAGTTCTTGATTTTGGAGAGGGGAGTGAGGAAATATCAGCGATAACGAGTTGGAAATGAAGAGTTAATGTAAAGATTTTATATATCCCATTTATAGTAAAGGAATTATGATTGGTGTCCTGTTGTTGTGTATGTAATCAAATTGTACATGAATCGGTTAAGcactatatatttttacaaaTCGAGTTCGACTAAGGACTTTATTTAGTTCACTCACAAGTAGGcaaggtacatacatacatatatacagccCTAAAACACCAATATCTCAAGCTACTTTTAGTATATTTTAATCCAGCTAAAACGAATCATCTACAGTGATTAAATTCGATGGGTAATGCAAAAATTGTAAATGGAAAACGGGGGACGGAAGGACTcttgtttttcatttcattcccTAGAATCTCTCTATGAAAACTTCATAACTATTATTTCATTCTATACCAAAGACAATTACAGTAGAATCCAGTTATAACGACGCTCAATAGACCGACGATAGTTATATCCGGAAGACGTACTAACCGGAGGCCCTTTCATATAAGTTTGTATTGGGACCAAGCAATcactcatcgaactttagtcgCTATAACCTGACGGACATTATAAGCGgcgtcgttataaccggattaTACTGTATATTACATTCAAGGGAATCCGAAAATAAGATCAAGTCAAATTATTAGCAACTAAAACgaattttgtttatctttTGAGACGAAAGTGTGTAAGAAAAGTTTGATAAATCTCAAATTTCTGCTTAATGCTTTTTAGTCCTTCATGATATTATTATACCAAAGTTTAAGTGCATTAAAAGAGATATACAAGGGAAATTCTGCCAAAATTTCTTTACTTAGTAAAGGTTTTAATTTCACTAAACTTGATACATTGAAAAATATAGATTGAAACTCCGCTCAAGTATTTTATTTGGATATCTCACTCACGATAAGTTactataaacaaatataagaAGTAGCTAAAAGGGGTAAACTATTCTCCAAGAGTTTTTACAACTTCTACCAAAAAGAGGACTTAATCTAAGCTGATTGATTGATTGCAAAAGGCAAATGGATTACCCAAAATTTAGATTTAAGTATAATCTGACTAATTTTGAGTAAACTCACCACAGAAATGGGAAAAAAGCGTTTACATATTGAATTTCAtggaaacattttaaatactttCTTCAAAACACACAAGTTTTCGTATATTTAGAGCCGTgaaataaaaagtattttcaAAAGCATAAAAATCTCTAAGAACAACTAAAACCAAAAGCCAAACGCAATGtatgttgtttgttttttttcaaatttttcagtTACGCTTTCTGTTTTcattcaaaaatgtttgaaaaatcAAGCGCAATTTCTAAACTTTTCGGCTATTTAATCAATACATAAGAATATGCAGTATATGTACTTCagttaaaatgaaaataaacgacaaaaagaaaacaaaaacgaaaaatgcaTCAAACACTTAAAGTATTTGTGTGTCTGTTAACTTTTTAcgcaaagtgttacaagttaaTCTTATGTTTAAACTAAGTAGTTGATATATaggtatttaatttttgagtGAATGTCTGAGTATTtcttggtgtgtgtgtgtgtgtgtcatgGTAGTGGTGGTGGGTGTTGGTAATAAGTGAAAGATGTTGTGGGTATAACTTACATTCTGGTTCACTTGATTCTGTGTGGGTTTCGAGAAGAGGCCACCGAGCAGGCCACCTAACAAGCCGGAGCCTCCGTCGGGCTGTATTCAGTTATCGGTATTGGGTATCatataatgaaaatgaatatgtaacttgttttgtttaaaattgttCGTTGACATTGGCATTTGTTGGTTTCAATCCTTAATCATTGCTTAATTGCttaattgttattgttaaatGGCCAAATATATGGCTAAAAATCTAATTTCAAATCTCAAATATAAGTTAATCATCAACAAAGTTTGTAAAATTTAACTTgctataattattattattattattgtgtaaTATTATTGCGGCTTCAATTCAAGACATGCTACGTATGTAAATAGTATGTAAGTGGGGTATATATATGGTAGGCACTGTATTTGTATActaaatcaaaattcaaattaaattcaaacaaaccaaaaataaaactggCATATCCATTTTGCAttgaaattgataaaaaaaagtaactaaataaaaagaaaataacttacatacatacaaatcaTAGAGGGGGGCGGGGGGGTTTTTGGGTTTCGGGTTGGGGGTTTTAGACAGGCCTCAAATTCAATTGCTTTTTTTGGTTCTTATCATTATTAGCTTTCTCTTTCTTTGGTATTTGTGAATTTAGTGCGTTTGTCTAATACATTTTCTCTcagtgtatgtatataatgttGTGAATTGGTTAATTAGCAAACAAAACCGAGAGGAAAAAGAAGGATAGTAGTAGTAATTAGGCAGACCATTTAAATATAACACGAGAGTTGAAAGAGTTAagagagagatatagagaGTATATAAATGTAAGTTAGAGAAAATGTACAAAAGaatcttttttttggtttttttttttaaggaattTGTTGAGTTAGTTAGTATAAAAGAGTTTGGTGATTATGTGTAAGTTGGAAACTGGTGAACTGATCATTGTCTGATGGTGCAAAAGAATTGCGGGAAACGTTTAggtatgtatttgttttttatatatgtaagtacagGCAGTGGAATCGAAATTGTATTTAATGTAAATGTCTAATGGTTTTTGGCATTCAAACTTGAGAACatgttatgtatgtatattggttgtatgatgtatgtacatttggcTTATTGTACAAACAAATACAATCTTCGATGATGTCACATCGCATCGAAATCAAGAGAAAAACGAGTTCATAGAACATTATTTACagtgtatttatgtatatgatGCATTTAAATCACAAGCGGACACTCACCTGATGGCCAGGCTGGCCAGGCTGTTGTCCCGGCTGCTGTCCCGGCTGCATTCCCTGCTGCTGCATCTGATTTGGATCGTATTGCGGATGATGCGGATCCTGTTGGCCCATcatgtgctgctgctgttgctgttgctgctgctgaccgGGAACGGTCATGCCATGTGGACCCTGTGGAAGCTGTGGCCCCACCATTCCCATACCCATTTGATTTGGTCCCCGGCGAGCAACAGCATTGCGCACAGTGTCTGCCGAGGGGAAGAGGGAATTAGATTGGTCAACAACAGAGTGAGAAAAGAGAAAGTCCATCTCACTTGGTATCAAGATGGGCGCACTGTCCGCCGACTGTGAATCTCGAGATTTGGTGCGAATGGTGACGGCTCTCGGATTAAAGACACCCAGCTTGCCAATGTCGATGAGGGCATGGTCGCCAGTGGGGGAATTGATGTCGGTGACCTTTTTACCATCGGCATACACAGCATAGCCGGTTACTGGCCCCGTTGAGGTGGGCCTGTTAACCGGCTGCCATGTCACCAGAATGGTACCATCTTGAGGGCCAGCCTCAAGCTGGATTTCCTGCGGGGGATCGGGCAGGCCTTTGGTCAACGTGCGGAAATCGGCATAGGCTCCAGGCGCCTCCTCCTGACCGGGTCGGCCGGGTGTCTGAGGCGTGTGCTGGCCCACGGCGCGCAGATGTTTGGCCCGTACGGTGACTCGATATTGGGTGCTCGGCGCCAATCCGGTAATGGTGTGCCTATACATGCCCGGCTTGACGGTGCGCACCTCCACATTGTTCACACACACCACGTGCTGGTGGTTGGAATTGGCCGGCAGCCACGAGATGACCGCTGAGGAACACGTTATGTGCGAGGCGCGCACCGCCGAGGGGCCCAAATGTGAGGTGTCGCGCCCAATAATCATGGTGCAAGCGGCATCCCGAGACGTCTGACGATTCTGGGTCACGCTTCGCACACTAATGCGATGCGGCTGCTTATGAAAATGGGAACAGACCATTAGAAATACATAAAGGATGGCTTAAAGGACAAAGCAACTTACCCGCGTGGAGTCGACGCCCTCGATAAGAGCTCGTGTGCGTTCGTTGGCCTTCACCGTAACCTTGAGCACGCCGTCCACATAGACGTGATAGCTTTCAATTAGATTATAGCCCACAGGCTCCGGCGGTGACCAACCAATGAGCACGCTCTTGTTCAGCTGTCGTTCCAGGGTCAAGTGTTTGGGAGCTGGAACTGTTTTAAGGATGAGACaattcatttaatatatttattgactAAAAGGATAAGGATTCGGGTTCTGGCAAATACTActaaggagagagagagacagagtgtTATGCTCACATTCGGGCCATGCATTGCAGTGtcaccaaaaaccaaaaacaaaatgtttaaacatCATGCAAAAACTGCTAGAGTTTGTAAGTggagaggagaggagaggggaggagaatagttACCATTGTCACTGATATCGTCCTGATCGTGCTCCAGATCGGTGTGCGTCTCACTCAAACGTGCCAAATCCTCGTGGGTGTGTGTGAGCAATGGGTTGTGCGGCGGCAAGGAGGGCAATGACGTTGTATCGCACTGCATCGAGCCATCCTCGGCATCGCGCAGTGTCGATAGCACCGCCTGATGGAATTCCAGAAGATCGTCGCCTAAACGAAAAGTTATTAGCCACGCTGAGAATTCTTCTTCCACTTTTTCCCGCACTTACCCACTAAACGTTGTACAAAAGAAGCGGGCACAAGGCCGCGTCGTCCATCCAGAAGCTCGGCATCCAGGTAACCACCTTGAGGTTCACCACTTGTCCATACCAGCAGATAATCACCGGCACACAATGACAACTCCCCTTCAGCCTCCCTGtagaaaatttcaatatttactagagaatttcatttgatttactTGAGGTGAATTTACTCTGGCGGATCGTAGGGGAAGCGGGCAATGAACACGCAGCATCTTCCCTTTCCCGGTATGTCCAGCATATCCACCTGGGGTTCACTGGCTCCATTTAGTGTATGATTGCGACCTGGAAGACGAGGGATTTCAATTTAAAGTCGCTGTTTCGATGCTATTTCTTACCATCCAAATCCAAGGCACCGAGTGCCAGGCCACTGCGATTGTGCATCATGGAAACGCTTAAGCCGTCGGTGAATTCGTCAAGGCCCCAACTGCTCGGCGGTATTGGGGAGCAGGGTGAACTGCGATTACCATAACGAGCCAAAGGAATATCAATCTCATCcagcattttcattttggttgCCTGACGCAAGGCGGCCGATGTAAATGGATACGATGCACTCGAGGCGACATCCAGAAATGGTGGACCATAGGAACTGCCCAAAGCTCCCGCTGCACCGCCGCTGAGGCCATACAGCGAGGTAGCTCCAGTGATgccaccaccgccaccgcctGGACCGGCACCCAATCCGAGACCTGTTGCACCTAGCAGCGCGCTGGTATCCAGCATATTGATGTTACCCAGCCCGGGATGGGCCAGGGATGTGCCGGCGGTGCCAGCGGTGCCGCTCAGTCCCAAAGCCGAGTAGCTGGACGAGCCGGCTGGCGGCAAATTATGCGAGTTCAGTGACAGGAGGGGCATGGTTGTGCTCTGTAAATTGTACAGTTGTATTGTTCCGCGCTTCATGTTTCAATTGGATATTCAAATTTCAGGTGCATTTCAATTTGGAATTtcatttgtatgtgtgtgttggtgtgttggtgtgtggttgtgtgtgtttgtaggtattttttttatacaaatttacaagacaaattgttgttgtggttgttggtgttgttgtcgttgtagatacacacacacagatacaggTTACAaatacagacatacatatacattgaTATTGATATTGATATTTGATTTTCGCGAACCAATTCGCCAGTTTTAGTCATTAGAGAGAGTCAAAGAGTAAAGTTAGTTAAAGGATATTAGAAAATAGtttatacacaaacacacattaTTTTGTACAAAAGAAGAAATGGGGGGAGAGaaagaacgagagagagagagagagagaacaggAAGAGACAAGAAAGAGCACATAAGACGGAAAAAGAGATCACAGAGAAACAGAATAACACGTTTATTTGGCCGATGCCTCCAATACATCAGAGATatgttatttaaatatatatatatatatatagacgaTATATATACGTCATGGCATTCAATTGCGAACATGTTATGAGCTGAATTCTGGTCATGAATTTTGATCTCAGCTAAGAGCTCAAGCCATTTCCAAGCAgtgaattatatatatacgatAAAGTATGAAGACGACATTATTCAtcattcatcatcatcatcatcatcatcatcaaaatAAGAACATAAAACATAACAATTTGTGAACAATTGAACGATAAGCATGAAGATCAAATGCTCAATATGTAATGTACTTAAGTacacttttacatatgtatgtatgcgtgtatgtatgtatgtatgcatatatgtatgtatgtatacattttaGTGAAATGAACGTGATCTAAAGAACTAAGTTGGTCTTTGATCTGAGCCAAAGTCAAGGCTAAGTAATAAGTTACACTCATATCCTAACATTTAGTTACTGCAAAGACTACTAAATCGACTACTACATAGCAGACAGATAGCATCTTAAAAATGCTTTCAATATACAAACTACTTAAACAACAGATGAGACCAACTTAGTTTAGAAACCATatccaatatatgtatatgtataaggAACATTTAAACATGCAAACAAGAAGACATCAAGAAAACAACAGCAATGAAATGGACTTATATACCTACGTATACTTGATATGTCTTTAAGAATGTGAAGAAGTTTATAAGCAAAtgtgtggatgtgtgtgtgtttgtgtgagtgtgtatgaatgtgtgggtgtgagtgatgtaatattttcaataatgaGACTACAACAAAACGCAATTCGCAGGACTAATACTGGCTACATCTGGACTTGGGCATCTTTGTTGAGAATCCCAGAGCTAGAATACCAGGGCCAGAAATAGCGATGATCAATGATCAATACAAAACGAACAAAGGCTAAAGCAAATGATCGCTATGGTtacaatttgaattgaattatCAACATATAATCTAGATTAAATATATAGCAAAAGCCAAGTGAACCACAGATGATGCCATTGCATACGCCAAGCGAGACTGATTGCATCGTTTTGGGTTCGAAAAACGAATCGAatcggatatatatatgtatgtatatgctgATATATGCtgagttgcagttgcagttgctcttgttgttagTTCATTGCAATTGAAAATAGTTGGTTTACCTGACTTAATGCCGTTGGCATAGCCTTCATCGTGTGAATATTTACCGGCAATGGTGGAATGCCAGTGATTCCACTAGTTCCGCTCAATAATTTCTCAACGGATGTCTGGCCATAGGCGGAGGCGGCAGCAGCCGCATTCAATGATTGTATGGCATGACTGCTTAGACTCGACGATATGCCACTGATTGCATTGGGCACCAGGGCCGATATGGATGTGAGACCACTGCCACTATGGCCATGAATGTGACCGCCATGGCCATGGCCAGCACCGCCGCCTCCGCCGGCTCCTGCAGCGGCGGCCACGCTCTGCGAGCCAACGCTGGTGCCACTGAGACTAGTGCTGGCCCCATTCGGTATGGTGGAAGCTAGCGATTGCGGCAAGCTGGAATAACCAGACGATAGAGCCGAAACGCCGCCACCTGAGGCACCGCCTAGTACGGCTCTTTTATACCGATTCAGTTCTTCTTCGAGTTCTAGAGCAAAGAAATCATAATGATTAAATAGCAGATAGATAGATATCTTTTCGGCTTAACTCACCACTCTTTGATATGGTTCTAAATTCGCTATTTCCCGTGTTCATCATGGAACTGGGTGGCAAGGCGGACATACTAACACTGGCCGAAGTACGCGGCTGTTCCAGTTCGGCCAGCACACGATTATCctaaaagaaaatcaaatagGTTAGTCCATAGTAGGCTAGGCAAGTCGAATATGTTAATCTGTAGTAGGCTAGGCAAATCAAATATGTTATTCGGTAGTAGGTAGTATCGGGTAGATATCATAATATCTGATTCGTGCTCTGTAACCTGTCGAGACCAGAATAAAATTCTCCAaaccaaaatttatataaattcaGCTACAAACATGAAGAGTGGCAAACAAAATATTGGAATAGTCAAGGGACTTCTCGAGCAGGCCAGCTACATAGCCAACAGTCTGAACGAGCTGAATGTCAAAGCATCTGAGCTAATCGCGGAGGGATGGATTATCGATGCTGAAATCCAGAATTCATACAAATTTCGGGAGGATCATTTGGTTAAATATCTGGTCGATCGTGTAGAGGACGATGAGCAAGTGCAGCTGCTACGCATGAATATACAACTTAAGCGCACCGTAGATGAATATCAATTGGGAGTGGAAAAGATAATGGCCAAGTACAAGGAGCACTGCGAGAGCGAAGTGCTAAATGAGAGTTTCAATCTGCGGGAGAAGTATATTAACGATCTGAGTAAAATTGTCGAGACCCAGGATGCACGCATCGCGGAAATGGCCAATCTGATGCTATCGTGTGCCTTTCTGGTGGAGCAAGACAGTGTGGAAAATCAAGAGATTATGCGTCAACTGCTGGCTGACAATGAACAGATGCGTTACCAACTGCAGATTAGCCAAGCTATGAAGCAGTTTGTCCAGGGATCAAAGCCATCAACTGAGAGCGGCACACAGTTTAATGAGAATGATCTTGACGCTAACTCAGAGTCGACTAGTTTTAGCAGTTTGGAGAGTTTTATCACTTGTCTATCGTCAGGCGAATCGGCCTCAACAGACGGCTCGGTTATTAGCCAAATTGAAGTCAATCGCTTTATTGAGCAAGCTCTGTCCGATGTCAAGGTGGAAGCAGTGGCCGAGGATGGCGAGTTGGATGTTGTTGCCGAAGCTAATGTTTGATATTATTCAATtttgcttctttattaaacTAACGAAATGAGCATTTAATTCGCTGGagatttcttttctttactgtttgtttgattttacCTGCTCAATCTTTGCCATGATGATATCAATCTCCGAGCCTTGGTCCTGGTGACTGATTGTCGGTGCCCATGTGACGGTGGAACTGCTGGCCGAGGTTGGTATGGTTGCGCCGGCAGATGACGCTCCACTGCTCATGGCCATgttcatattcatattcatattcatgTTGCCAGCTTGGGAGCGTCCAGCCTTGGCCTTGAGAGTAGAAGTCAGTTCGATTTGTAGCTCCTCGCAGCGTACATTCTCCAGCGCAACCTGTGAGAAATATAGATTAGATTAACTCTCCCAATTCCATTCATTTGTAGAGACTCACCTTCTTTTCTAGTTCCCGGGCTCTCGACTGCAGGTTTTCCACCGCCTCGGCATCGGGACGTGCGCTACTGCTAAGATTGCGTATTTGTGCCAGAGTTTcctacaaaaaaatattcgcTATTACTTGCTCAGGGGATTGGGGGGGTGAGGGGCGGTCGTCGCTTACCTGATGCGCCCTCTCGATTTCGGTGCGCCGCATTTCAGCATCCCGCAACTGCATACTAAGGGCGTCCAACATGCTATTTGGGGCACTGGCAGCGGCCACGGCAGCGGCCGCCGACTGATGATGATGCATCGACTCGTACGGCATGCTGTGGCTGCCTCTCACTAACTAACGACTGCAAGTAATCAAACAAAGCGACAAAAACTCTTTCAATCTTAATGGGTTTTTAGAAATGATGACTAAGACGATATCCCGCGGTCACTCCAATCAATAAATCGTCTTGGCCGGCTTTTGACCAACTTCTTGTGGATTTTCtgctttgttttatttttatttatgctcGCTTTGGTTGTTTAAATTATTGATGTATGTGAAAATGGGTCAGCTGTTTGGCTAGAATAGCAATTTGTGGCACGCATAGCTCAAGTTCCTCAAGTTCGTGAACTTTGAACTATGCGCCTAATCACTGGAGAGTAATTGCAAATACAAATGCTTTAGATCGtttagttttcattatttgtttACGATGAAAATGATGAAGTGAAAGCGAGTGGGAACATATCTTTGACATTTACGTACGTATATTTAAGAATTCTAGTTGTTTATTGTGAAATATCAAAGGTAAATTTCTTGGAAAATGCAAGTTATCCGCCACGTCCGTTTaccccaaaaagtatgctatggtTTAGAGAGCAGACGATTCGTAAAATTACTCATACGCCACCCTTAATCATGTGTGAGGCAAAGACGCGCGCCACTGAGTCTAGACGAG is a window encoding:
- the LOC111519188 gene encoding uncharacterized protein LOC111519188, producing MKSGKQNIGIVKGLLEQASYIANSLNELNVKASELIAEGWIIDAEIQNSYKFREDHLVKYLVDRVEDDEQVQLLRMNIQLKRTVDEYQLGVEKIMAKYKEHCESEVLNESFNLREKYINDLSKIVETQDARIAEMANLMLSCAFLVEQDSVENQEIMRQLLADNEQMRYQLQISQAMKQFVQGSKPSTESGTQFNENDLDANSESTSFSSLESFITCLSSGESASTDGSVISQIEVNRFIEQALSDVKVEAVAEDGELDVVAEANV